GGATCTGGCGTTCCAGCTCGCGCGCGTCCGCGTCGTTGACATGCAGCAGCGACTTCACATACAGGTGCGCGCAGAAACAGCCGGACCGCACGCCGATGCCGTGCTCGTGGCTGAGGATCGCCGCCACCAGCGCGTGCGGCATCCCGTCGATATCGAAGGCGATCACGCCGAGCCGCTCGGCGGTGTGTTCGGGATCGACATTGCCATACACGATGACTTTGGGGATGCGCGCCAGTCCGCGCAGCGCATGCGCCGTCAGCGCCGCCTCATGTACAATAATCCGGTCCCAGCCGATCGACTCGATCAGTTCGATGGCCTTGGCCAGCGCCACCACGCCGATGATGTCCGGTGTGCCCGCCTCTTCCTTGTCGGGAAGATCGGTCCAGTAGGCCTCTTCGAGATTGACGATGTCGACCGTCCCGCCGCCGACGCTGTCGGGATCGCCCTCCTCGAACGGACGCCTGTTGCCGACCAGAATCCCGATCCCATACGGGGCGTACATCTTGTGCGCGGAAAACACGAGATAGTCGATGTGCGACGGATCGGTCGCATCCCCCATGATCATTGGGCGGTGCGGGGCCAATTGCGCGGCATCGACGAGTACCTCGGCGCCGACCGAGTGCGCGCCGCGCGCGAACACGGCAATGTCGTTGATATACCCCGAAACATTGGATGCCCCGGTGACGGCCACAAGGCGGATCTTCTTTCCGTATTGCACCAGTTTCGCGTTGAAGTCGTCGACGTCGATGCGCCCGTCGCCGTCGATTTCGATATGCACGACCGTGGCCACCTTGCGCCACGGCAGCTCGTTGGAGTGATGCTCCATGAGCGAGGTCAGCACGATATCGTCGTGCTTCAGATCGAGCCGATGCGACAGCTTGTTGATGGATTCCGTCGAGTTTTTGGTGAAGAGCACGATATGGCGCGTCAGATCAGCCTTGACGAAGCGGGCAATGCGCTCGCGCGCCTCTTCGAAAACCCACGATGACAACTGCGACTTAAAACCGGTCCCGCGGTGGACGTTGGAGTACCACTGGAGAAACTCATCGACCTTTTCGGCGATCGGCCGGAAGGTCGGGGTGGAGGCGGCGTTGTCGAAGTTGATGTAATTGACCGGGGGCCCCTCCAGCACCGGCACAAGGGCATCGACGCCGATCAACCGGGACCGCCATTCCGACAAATCACCCGTTGTCGCTGTCGGCCGCGGTTGAGTCTTGGCCAATGTTGTGGGCATGATGGTATCCCCCCCTCCCTATCCGGACAATATACGCGCCCGACAGGGCCGGTGCACGCACTTCAGGCCCATTTTG
The window above is part of the Candidatus Zixiibacteriota bacterium genome. Proteins encoded here:
- a CDS encoding aminotransferase class V-fold PLP-dependent enzyme, which gives rise to MPTTLAKTQPRPTATTGDLSEWRSRLIGVDALVPVLEGPPVNYINFDNAASTPTFRPIAEKVDEFLQWYSNVHRGTGFKSQLSSWVFEEARERIARFVKADLTRHIVLFTKNSTESINKLSHRLDLKHDDIVLTSLMEHHSNELPWRKVATVVHIEIDGDGRIDVDDFNAKLVQYGKKIRLVAVTGASNVSGYINDIAVFARGAHSVGAEVLVDAAQLAPHRPMIMGDATDPSHIDYLVFSAHKMYAPYGIGILVGNRRPFEEGDPDSVGGGTVDIVNLEEAYWTDLPDKEEAGTPDIIGVVALAKAIELIESIGWDRIIVHEAALTAHALRGLARIPKVIVYGNVDPEHTAERLGVIAFDIDGMPHALVAAILSHEHGIGVRSGCFCAHLYVKSLLHVNDADARELERQILSRDRSRLPGTVRISFGIYNTIGEVDRFLAAITAIADGRCRGDYQLDAERGEYTPRGFACDFSRYFQI